In the Kaistella sp. 97-N-M2 genome, one interval contains:
- the ftsH gene encoding ATP-dependent zinc metalloprotease FtsH codes for MNNNKGFNWFFPIAIGAILLFFFSNMNSNSESNTIDEDAFYALMQQGKVEDVMVYKDTEKADVFLTKAAKTELASKQKAKEKGPFDAFDFAEKPDYNLSFGDLQLFLEKFDKIKQDNPAITTKKDYGIGKNPMTELLFTALFWIAIMALFYFVIFRKMMGGGGGGGGGQIFSIGKSKAKLFDEKDKVQVSFKDVAGLEGAKEEVQEVVDFLKNSEKYTKLGGKIPKGVLLVGPPGTGKTLLAKAVAGEAKVPFFSLSGSDFVEMFVGVGASRVRDLFAQAKLKSPAIIFIDEIDAIGRARGKGNMTGGNDERENTLNQLLTEMDGFGTDTNVIIMAATNRADILDKALMRAGRFDRSIYVDLPELHERREIFDVHLAKIKLEPNIDREFLAKQTPGFSGADIANLCNEAALIAARNSHEAVTKQDFLDAVDRIIGGLEKKNRAIKPSEKRRVAYHEAGHATISWLVEHAAPLLKVTIVPRGRSLGAAWYLPEERQLTTTEQMYDELCATLGGRAAEQTIFGNISTGALSDLERVTKQAQAMVTIYGLNDKVGNVSYYDSTGQSEYSFGKPYSEQTAKMIDEEISKIIETQYERALRILTENKDKLDALAAKLLEKEVIFREDLEEIFGERAWDPELTEHPVSNTHKGETPEEEPVIIAPDSGTQL; via the coding sequence ATGAACAATAATAAAGGATTTAACTGGTTTTTTCCTATCGCGATAGGTGCCATTCTACTCTTTTTCTTCTCAAACATGAACAGCAATTCGGAGTCGAATACGATTGACGAAGATGCCTTCTACGCCTTAATGCAACAAGGCAAGGTGGAAGATGTAATGGTTTATAAAGACACCGAAAAGGCAGATGTTTTCCTCACAAAAGCCGCAAAAACGGAACTGGCCAGCAAACAGAAAGCAAAAGAAAAAGGTCCCTTTGATGCCTTCGATTTTGCAGAGAAACCGGACTATAATTTAAGCTTCGGCGATTTGCAGTTGTTTCTCGAAAAATTTGATAAAATAAAACAGGACAATCCGGCGATTACAACGAAAAAAGATTACGGCATCGGTAAAAACCCAATGACCGAGTTACTTTTCACCGCTTTGTTCTGGATCGCGATTATGGCGCTGTTTTATTTTGTGATTTTCCGCAAAATGATGGGTGGCGGTGGCGGTGGCGGCGGTGGCCAAATCTTCTCCATCGGTAAATCCAAAGCCAAACTCTTCGACGAAAAAGATAAAGTACAGGTTTCCTTTAAAGATGTTGCCGGTTTGGAAGGCGCAAAAGAGGAAGTTCAGGAAGTGGTAGATTTCTTAAAGAATTCCGAAAAATATACAAAACTGGGCGGTAAAATTCCGAAAGGTGTTCTATTGGTCGGTCCTCCGGGAACGGGAAAAACACTTCTGGCAAAAGCCGTTGCCGGTGAAGCAAAAGTACCTTTCTTCTCCCTCTCCGGTTCAGATTTCGTAGAAATGTTTGTCGGTGTAGGAGCTTCCAGAGTTCGGGATTTATTTGCGCAGGCAAAATTAAAATCACCTGCCATTATTTTTATCGATGAAATTGATGCTATTGGTCGGGCCCGGGGAAAGGGCAATATGACCGGCGGAAACGATGAGCGCGAAAACACCCTCAACCAGCTTTTAACAGAAATGGATGGGTTTGGAACCGACACGAACGTCATCATCATGGCAGCAACCAACAGAGCCGACATTTTAGATAAGGCTTTAATGCGAGCCGGACGATTTGACCGTTCCATCTATGTAGACTTACCCGAACTGCATGAAAGAAGAGAAATTTTCGATGTGCATTTGGCAAAAATTAAACTGGAACCAAATATCGACCGCGAATTTCTCGCGAAACAAACACCCGGCTTTAGTGGAGCAGATATCGCAAACCTTTGTAATGAGGCCGCACTTATTGCCGCAAGAAACTCCCACGAGGCAGTAACGAAACAGGATTTCCTGGATGCTGTCGACCGGATTATCGGTGGACTCGAAAAGAAAAACAGAGCCATTAAACCCTCAGAAAAAAGAAGAGTAGCTTACCACGAAGCGGGTCACGCGACCATTTCCTGGTTGGTAGAACATGCTGCGCCCCTTTTGAAGGTAACCATCGTTCCAAGAGGACGCTCTTTAGGTGCCGCCTGGTACCTACCGGAAGAAAGACAATTGACGACGACAGAACAAATGTATGATGAACTCTGCGCAACTTTGGGCGGACGGGCTGCAGAACAAACCATTTTCGGAAATATTTCCACAGGAGCACTTTCCGATCTTGAAAGAGTGACGAAGCAGGCCCAGGCCATGGTTACGATTTACGGACTCAATGATAAAGTAGGAAATGTTTCTTATTACGACAGCACCGGACAATCCGAGTACAGCTTCGGAAAACCTTACTCTGAGCAGACGGCTAAAATGATCGACGAAGAAATTTCGAAGATTATTGAAACGCAGTACGAAAGAGCGCTGCGTATTTTGACAGAAAATAAAGATAAACTCGACGCACTGGCTGCGAAATTATTGGAAAAAGAGGTTATTTTCCGCGAAGATCTCGAAGAGATTTTTGGCGAAAGAGCCTGGGATCCGGAACTTACGGAACATCCCGTCTCCAATACGCACAAAGGTGAAACGCCGGAAGAAGAGCCCGTGATCATTGCACCGGACTCTGGCACCCAACTTTAA
- a CDS encoding LUD domain-containing protein — MSLFKKIVGKILNQPEEDDGQDLIKLGDQLKNADLDYKFAQLFTHSGGFFNYCADEAEALQTLSHILKIEDIKSVFCWDADLKNFLDVVNVPYTKELELFNDCAFITCEYLIAYDGRIMLSYNNIQHYHSSRLPQKIIIMANVSQIVNNLNDAMGKIKRNGNIRNLTSISGSNSKLDTPNKDNTKLFLLLLED; from the coding sequence TTGAGTCTTTTTAAAAAAATTGTCGGAAAAATATTAAATCAACCTGAAGAGGACGATGGTCAGGATTTGATCAAACTTGGCGATCAACTGAAAAATGCAGACCTCGATTACAAGTTTGCACAGCTTTTTACCCATTCCGGCGGCTTTTTTAACTATTGTGCAGACGAGGCGGAAGCACTTCAAACCTTAAGTCACATTTTAAAGATTGAAGACATAAAATCTGTGTTCTGCTGGGATGCAGACTTAAAGAACTTTTTAGATGTGGTAAATGTTCCGTATACAAAGGAACTGGAACTTTTTAACGACTGTGCTTTTATTACGTGCGAATATCTCATCGCTTATGACGGGCGTATTATGTTGTCTTACAATAATATTCAACACTACCATTCGTCGCGTCTTCCCCAAAAAATCATCATCATGGCAAATGTGTCGCAGATTGTAAATAATCTGAACGATGCGATGGGCAAAATTAAACGCAACGGGAACATCCGTAATCTAACGTCGATCAGCGGAAGCAATTCCAAACTCGATACGCCGAATAAAGACAATACCAAACTTTTCTTACTTTTGCTCGAAGACTAA
- a CDS encoding phosphatidate cytidylyltransferase — MDKNLVQRIFGGLLYGFVVIFCTTPIGSHLLDKVSPNLLSQENLFYGLITFFLFMGAWECMRMMKFDPKSWEKWLVFPLIVLVFYRFSKRFFQHGFYFDFNLSEILALSLIAIAVVTLFRFSKELYFDNGKLIFTVIYTALPFGFTLGLPKFSAVDNTFTLEVFFLFILIWSSDSFAYFTGKFFGKHKMAPKISPKKTWEGFAGGVILTLVLAFFIEEYNPDLRGNWMIVGLLVAVFGPLGDLVESQLKRTFGVKDSGNVIPGHGGILDRLDSFIICAPVVYLYFILEKFI; from the coding sequence TTGGATAAAAACTTAGTGCAGCGAATTTTCGGCGGATTGCTATATGGTTTTGTTGTTATTTTTTGTACCACGCCAATTGGGTCGCACCTCCTCGATAAAGTTTCGCCAAATCTTCTTTCTCAGGAGAATTTATTTTACGGACTCATTACCTTTTTTCTTTTTATGGGTGCCTGGGAATGCATGAGGATGATGAAATTTGATCCGAAAAGCTGGGAAAAATGGCTTGTTTTTCCCTTGATTGTTTTGGTGTTTTACCGTTTTTCCAAAAGATTTTTTCAGCATGGTTTTTATTTCGATTTTAATTTATCCGAAATTCTGGCGCTTTCGCTTATCGCTATTGCGGTGGTAACGCTGTTCAGATTTTCAAAAGAATTATACTTCGACAACGGCAAACTTATTTTTACCGTTATCTACACGGCTCTTCCGTTTGGCTTCACCTTGGGACTTCCGAAATTTTCCGCAGTAGACAATACCTTTACGTTAGAAGTCTTTTTCCTTTTCATTTTAATTTGGAGCAGCGACAGTTTCGCTTACTTCACAGGAAAATTTTTTGGGAAACACAAGATGGCCCCAAAAATTTCGCCGAAGAAAACCTGGGAAGGTTTCGCCGGCGGTGTAATATTAACTTTAGTTCTGGCTTTTTTTATTGAAGAATACAATCCTGATCTTCGCGGAAACTGGATGATCGTCGGCCTTTTGGTTGCCGTATTCGGACCGCTGGGCGATCTTGTCGAAAGCCAGTTGAAGAGAACGTTTGGTGTAAAAGATTCGGGAAATGTTATTCCAGGCCACGGTGGAATTTTAGATCGCCTGGATAGCTTTATTATCTGTGCTCCTGTCGTATATTTGTACTTTATTTTAGAAAAATTTATTTAG
- a CDS encoding phosphatidylserine decarboxylase family protein — MKLHKESKGTILVATVVFALVAVLSIYFLKDNSLLVIIPLLVIYGLVFWFFRVPNRDIQDHTENVIAPVDGKVVMIKEIFESELLQEKVIQISIFMSPLNVHICRFPVSGKVVYKKYHPGKYLVAWHEKSSTENERTTVAVESLTNHTVLFRQIAGYVARRIVFKCNEGDTAQAGHEFGFIKFGSRMDVFLPLDTEIICKIGDKTKGGIDVIAKMKE, encoded by the coding sequence ATGAAATTACATAAAGAGTCCAAAGGAACCATCCTTGTTGCCACGGTTGTTTTCGCCTTGGTTGCGGTCCTTTCCATCTATTTCCTGAAAGACAATTCCCTTCTGGTCATCATTCCGCTTCTGGTGATTTATGGTCTTGTATTTTGGTTTTTCCGCGTTCCGAACCGCGACATTCAGGACCACACCGAAAATGTGATTGCGCCTGTGGACGGAAAAGTAGTCATGATTAAAGAAATTTTCGAAAGCGAACTTTTACAGGAAAAAGTTATTCAGATCTCTATTTTTATGTCGCCTTTAAATGTGCACATTTGTCGTTTTCCCGTTTCGGGGAAAGTAGTTTATAAAAAATATCACCCCGGCAAATACCTGGTCGCGTGGCACGAAAAATCCTCCACAGAAAACGAAAGAACAACTGTTGCCGTTGAAAGTTTGACCAATCACACTGTATTATTCCGCCAAATTGCGGGTTATGTTGCACGACGAATTGTTTTTAAATGCAATGAAGGCGACACCGCGCAGGCCGGCCACGAATTTGGTTTCATTAAATTCGGCTCCCGTATGGATGTTTTTCTGCCGCTTGATACAGAAATCATCTGTAAAATAGGTGACAAAACGAAAGGTGGAATCGATGTGATCGCAAAAATGAAAGAATAG
- a CDS encoding bacteriophage spanin2 family protein — MKKFFSIFILLLILSATSCQTRVVSQQKPIQANSLELYEKYTIITNDAKGYKLEVLKQDDGKIYGKTKQGEDVVINKSEVREIKKLDLLSSVGIGLAALAAVIFVPI; from the coding sequence ATGAAAAAGTTCTTTTCGATCTTCATTTTGCTTTTAATATTAAGTGCAACCTCCTGCCAAACGCGTGTGGTGAGCCAACAAAAACCCATACAGGCCAATTCGCTGGAGTTATATGAAAAATATACCATCATCACCAATGATGCGAAAGGGTATAAACTTGAGGTTTTGAAACAGGATGATGGAAAAATTTACGGCAAAACAAAACAGGGTGAAGATGTTGTTATTAATAAAAGCGAAGTTCGGGAAATTAAAAAATTAGATTTGCTGTCCAGCGTTGGTATCGGTTTGGCGGCGCTTGCAGCCGTTATTTTTGTCCCTATATAA
- a CDS encoding NAD(P)/FAD-dependent oxidoreductase produces the protein MKKKKILIIGGGAAGFFCAANLDENKFYVIILEQNSDVLQKVKISGGGRCNVSHACFDPKELVQFYPRGNKELLSVFHQFQSGDTMAWFEERNVPLKIENDNRIFPESNSSQTIIDAMVSEVKSKGFEVRTQSVVSEIIKDNGGYIIKTSNGEFSADYVVYATGSSPRSLKLLKNLGHQIVEAVPSLFTFNIKNDTLKDLMGTSFAYAEVSIPQLKMDESGPMLITHWGLSGPAILKISAWKARELAALKYNFDIHVNFLGIDAEDAEEIFKTFRQQNPKKSIGTSKIFDITTRFWHRILWLSKIDPDKNISTVSSKELQSILQNLCKNVMKVAGKSTYKDEFVTAGGVELKEINFKNMSSKILDNFYLAGEVLNIDAVTGGFNFQACWSEGWIIAQDLNSK, from the coding sequence TTGAAAAAGAAAAAAATTCTCATCATCGGCGGCGGTGCAGCCGGATTTTTCTGTGCAGCTAACCTCGACGAAAATAAATTCTACGTCATCATCCTGGAGCAAAATTCCGATGTTTTGCAGAAAGTGAAGATCTCCGGCGGCGGCAGATGCAATGTTTCGCATGCGTGCTTCGATCCGAAAGAACTCGTTCAGTTTTATCCGCGCGGCAACAAAGAATTGCTGAGTGTTTTCCATCAGTTTCAGTCGGGCGATACCATGGCGTGGTTCGAGGAGCGAAATGTCCCCTTAAAAATCGAAAACGATAACCGTATTTTTCCCGAAAGCAATTCCTCCCAAACCATTATCGATGCGATGGTGAGCGAAGTAAAAAGCAAAGGCTTTGAGGTGAGAACGCAATCCGTAGTTTCAGAAATCATAAAAGATAACGGCGGATATATCATCAAAACTTCCAACGGAGAATTTAGCGCAGATTACGTTGTTTATGCCACGGGAAGTTCTCCCAGATCTTTAAAACTCCTCAAAAATTTAGGACATCAAATTGTAGAAGCCGTGCCCTCGCTTTTTACCTTCAATATTAAAAACGACACGCTGAAAGATTTAATGGGAACAAGTTTCGCTTATGCCGAGGTTTCCATTCCGCAACTAAAAATGGACGAATCCGGACCCATGTTGATTACGCACTGGGGACTTTCGGGACCCGCAATCCTGAAAATTTCAGCCTGGAAAGCGCGCGAACTGGCCGCTTTAAAATACAACTTCGATATTCATGTCAATTTTCTCGGCATTGATGCCGAAGATGCCGAAGAAATCTTCAAAACCTTCCGACAGCAAAATCCAAAGAAATCCATCGGAACTTCAAAGATATTTGATATTACGACGCGCTTTTGGCACCGCATTTTGTGGCTTTCAAAAATAGATCCGGATAAAAACATCTCCACGGTTTCCTCCAAAGAACTCCAGAGCATTCTGCAGAATCTCTGCAAAAATGTGATGAAAGTCGCGGGCAAATCAACTTATAAAGACGAGTTCGTCACCGCCGGCGGCGTAGAATTAAAAGAGATCAACTTCAAAAATATGTCGTCTAAAATTTTAGATAATTTTTACCTCGCGGGCGAAGTTTTAAATATTGATGCGGTAACCGGCGGTTTTAACTTTCAGGCGTGCTGGAGCGAAGGCTGGATTATTGCGCAGGATCTGAATTCGAAATAA
- a CDS encoding thioesterase family protein, protein MSDYHYKFEVRWSDIDANKHLANSSYVEYCAQTRMAFMNTHKMGLKELNRWGIGPVILHERYSFFREILPDETVYVTAEIAGMSEDASIYQFVHKFYMPDGTHCATAEATGVWIDTMLRKSTTPPDDILEVMKEFGKQDMKILTRQDLKDLPFKPENVEAFHKRNTFTWKKDSPEKTQE, encoded by the coding sequence ATGTCTGACTATCACTATAAATTCGAAGTTCGCTGGAGCGATATCGATGCGAACAAACACCTGGCGAATTCGTCTTACGTGGAATATTGTGCGCAAACGCGCATGGCTTTTATGAATACGCACAAAATGGGCTTGAAAGAGCTGAACCGCTGGGGAATCGGACCTGTAATTTTGCATGAGCGGTATTCTTTTTTTCGAGAAATTTTACCGGATGAAACGGTATATGTGACCGCAGAAATCGCCGGAATGTCGGAAGACGCGAGTATTTATCAGTTCGTGCACAAATTTTATATGCCAGACGGCACGCACTGCGCCACGGCGGAAGCCACAGGAGTTTGGATCGACACGATGCTACGGAAATCTACCACGCCACCGGATGATATTTTGGAGGTGATGAAAGAATTTGGAAAACAAGACATGAAAATCCTGACGAGACAGGACCTGAAAGACCTGCCATTTAAACCGGAAAATGTGGAGGCTTTTCATAAACGAAATACGTTTACGTGGAAAAAAGACAGTCCGGAGAAAACGCAGGAATAA
- the thiL gene encoding thiamine-phosphate kinase, protein MLEDKNPQMTPISAYGEFGLIKHLTDNFSFENTSTEISIGDDAAMINPEGQHVVFTTDILAEGVHFNLGYVPLKHLGYKAVVVNLSDIAAMNATPTQIIVGLAVSNRFPVEALEEIYEGIALACKRYKVDLVGGDTTSSTSGLVLSVTAVGLENAENIVKRSGAKANDLLVVTGDLGGAYMGLQILEREHSVYLANPQMQPEMEGYDYILERQLKPEARTDIKKTLKDLDIKPTSMIDVSDGLSSEILHLSDQSKVGFHLYEQKIPMDSLTISTAEELNLNPVMCALSGGEDYELLFTIAPEDFEKIKNHPDFTIVGHAVDLTQGNYLIARGSNELIPLNAQGWDAFLNK, encoded by the coding sequence ATGCTTGAAGATAAAAACCCACAGATGACGCCTATTTCAGCCTATGGCGAATTTGGTCTGATCAAACATTTAACCGATAACTTTAGTTTTGAAAATACTTCTACGGAAATCTCCATTGGCGATGACGCGGCAATGATTAATCCCGAAGGTCAGCACGTGGTTTTTACCACGGATATTTTGGCGGAAGGGGTTCATTTTAATCTGGGTTATGTACCGCTGAAACATTTGGGTTATAAAGCCGTTGTGGTAAACCTTAGCGATATTGCGGCGATGAACGCGACGCCCACGCAGATTATCGTGGGTTTGGCAGTTTCTAACCGTTTTCCGGTGGAAGCTCTGGAGGAAATTTACGAAGGCATCGCATTGGCCTGCAAACGGTACAAAGTCGATTTGGTGGGGGGCGATACTACAAGTTCTACTTCCGGTTTGGTACTAAGCGTTACCGCAGTTGGTTTGGAAAATGCGGAAAACATCGTGAAACGAAGCGGTGCGAAAGCAAATGATCTCCTGGTCGTCACCGGCGATTTGGGCGGCGCGTACATGGGATTACAGATTTTGGAGCGGGAACATTCCGTTTATTTGGCGAACCCGCAAATGCAGCCGGAAATGGAAGGTTACGATTATATTCTGGAACGACAGCTGAAACCTGAAGCAAGAACAGATATCAAAAAAACATTGAAGGATCTGGACATCAAACCTACGTCGATGATTGATGTTTCTGATGGTTTATCTTCGGAAATTCTGCATTTGAGTGATCAAAGCAAAGTGGGTTTTCATTTGTATGAGCAAAAAATTCCGATGGATTCGCTAACAATTTCCACGGCGGAAGAATTGAATTTAAATCCCGTGATGTGTGCTTTGAGCGGCGGCGAGGATTACGAACTGCTTTTCACGATTGCGCCGGAAGATTTTGAAAAAATAAAAAATCACCCGGATTTTACAATTGTTGGTCATGCCGTAGATTTAACGCAGGGAAATTATCTAATCGCAAGAGGAAGCAACGAACTGATTCCGTTGAATGCGCAGGGTTGGGATGCGTTTTTGAATAAGTAG
- a CDS encoding M20/M25/M40 family metallo-hydrolase has translation MKKNLFLSMSALLLSAQISLTTAQTTGAETLNPVVQNFVNETQNNSQLETMAHELLDKIGPRLIGTPEMLASNKWTAEKMKSWGVDADLQQFGTWKGWQRGITHVDMVYPRVKTLVATQLAWSPATKRPIEAEVVILPNVSSKTDFDRWLATAKGKIVLMAQYQKIGRSDEQIKEFATPELYEKLKAEKDQASKDFREYVKNIGYDNNTLPEALENAGAAGIAISNWTGIMGANRIFGAKTQKIPMFDIELEDYGMLYRMAQNGEKPKLKIETQSKVLPDAPSFNTIGMIKGKEKPNEYVILSAHLDSWDGAQGATDNGTGVLTMLETIRILKKYYPNNKRTIVVGLWGSEEQGLNGSRGFVADNPEIMKGVQAVFNQDNGTGRVVDISGQGFVDSYKYIGNWLNAVPKNIKDQIKSTFPGSPGGGGSDHASFVAAGVPGFSLSSLNWGYFGYTWHTTKDTYDKIVFDEVKNNVILTATLAYMASEDPEFTSREKRAMPLNEKGEPAKWPEQREPRRSSKDYK, from the coding sequence ATGAAGAAGAACCTTTTCTTATCGATGTCTGCGCTGCTCCTGTCCGCGCAAATTTCCCTTACAACTGCACAGACAACAGGTGCAGAAACCCTCAATCCTGTCGTGCAAAACTTTGTTAACGAAACCCAAAACAATTCGCAACTCGAAACGATGGCGCACGAACTTTTGGATAAAATCGGGCCGCGCCTTATTGGCACGCCGGAAATGCTTGCCTCCAACAAATGGACCGCCGAAAAAATGAAATCCTGGGGTGTAGACGCAGATCTGCAGCAGTTCGGCACGTGGAAAGGCTGGCAACGCGGCATTACGCACGTCGATATGGTTTATCCGAGAGTGAAAACCTTAGTCGCAACCCAATTGGCCTGGAGCCCGGCTACCAAAAGGCCCATCGAAGCCGAAGTGGTAATCCTTCCCAATGTTTCATCCAAGACAGATTTCGATCGCTGGCTTGCCACGGCAAAAGGCAAAATTGTCTTAATGGCGCAGTATCAAAAAATCGGTCGTTCCGATGAGCAGATCAAAGAGTTTGCAACACCCGAATTATATGAAAAATTAAAAGCCGAAAAAGACCAGGCTTCAAAAGATTTCCGCGAGTATGTGAAGAACATTGGTTACGATAACAACACGTTACCCGAAGCTTTAGAAAATGCCGGCGCCGCCGGAATCGCCATTTCCAACTGGACCGGAATCATGGGTGCAAACCGTATTTTTGGCGCGAAAACCCAAAAAATTCCAATGTTCGATATAGAACTCGAAGACTATGGAATGCTTTACAGAATGGCACAAAATGGCGAAAAACCAAAACTGAAAATCGAGACACAGTCCAAAGTTTTGCCCGACGCACCTTCATTCAATACCATTGGAATGATCAAAGGCAAAGAAAAACCGAATGAATACGTGATTCTTTCTGCACATCTCGATTCCTGGGACGGCGCACAGGGAGCAACCGATAACGGAACAGGCGTTCTAACCATGTTGGAAACCATCCGTATCCTGAAAAAATACTATCCGAACAACAAAAGAACAATTGTAGTTGGACTTTGGGGCAGCGAAGAGCAGGGCTTGAACGGATCCCGCGGTTTTGTTGCAGACAATCCCGAAATAATGAAGGGCGTTCAGGCGGTTTTCAATCAGGATAATGGAACCGGACGCGTAGTTGATATCAGCGGACAGGGCTTCGTAGATTCATACAAATATATCGGCAACTGGCTGAATGCCGTGCCGAAAAATATTAAAGATCAAATTAAATCTACCTTCCCCGGAAGTCCGGGTGGTGGCGGTTCCGATCACGCTTCTTTTGTGGCGGCGGGCGTTCCGGGATTTTCTTTGAGTTCCCTGAACTGGGGATATTTCGGATACACCTGGCATACGACGAAAGATACTTATGATAAGATCGTTTTTGATGAGGTTAAAAATAACGTCATTCTCACCGCGACTTTGGCTTACATGGCTTCCGAAGATCCGGAATTTACAAGCCGGGAAAAAAGAGCAATGCCCTTAAATGAAAAAGGAGAACCTGCCAAATGGCCGGAGCAGAGAGAACCGCGAAGAAGCAGCAAAGATTATAAATAG
- the rpmA gene encoding 50S ribosomal protein L27, giving the protein MAHKKGVGSSKNGRESHSKRLGVKIFGGQEAIAGNIIVRQRGTTHHPGLNVGMGKDHTLHALVDGKVVFRKKANDRSYVSIEPNA; this is encoded by the coding sequence ATGGCACATAAGAAAGGAGTTGGTAGTTCCAAAAATGGTAGAGAATCGCATTCCAAGAGATTGGGCGTAAAGATTTTCGGAGGACAAGAAGCTATCGCAGGTAACATCATCGTAAGACAAAGAGGTACAACGCATCACCCAGGCTTAAATGTTGGGATGGGAAAAGACCACACTTTGCATGCACTTGTTGATGGTAAAGTAGTTTTTAGAAAAAAAGCAAACGACAGATCATACGTATCTATCGAGCCAAATGCATAA
- the rplU gene encoding 50S ribosomal protein L21 yields MFAIVEIAGLQYKVEQDQKLFVNRLKGDKGGKVSFDKVLLTVNGSTSIGAPAVSGITVDAEILDHVKADKVIIFKKKRRKGYEKKNGHRQSLTQIQITGITGFEKKETKNAEPKAKKEAAATEEAPAAKKTTNKSDSETAE; encoded by the coding sequence ATGTTTGCAATTGTAGAAATAGCAGGGCTTCAATATAAAGTTGAGCAAGACCAGAAGTTGTTTGTAAACCGTTTGAAAGGAGATAAAGGAGGAAAAGTTTCCTTCGATAAAGTTCTTCTTACTGTAAACGGTTCTACATCCATCGGCGCCCCAGCTGTAAGCGGTATCACTGTTGATGCCGAGATTTTAGATCACGTGAAAGCGGATAAAGTAATCATCTTCAAAAAGAAAAGAAGAAAAGGTTACGAAAAGAAAAATGGCCACAGACAGTCTTTAACTCAGATTCAAATCACCGGTATTACAGGTTTTGAGAAGAAAGAGACCAAAAACGCGGAGCCAAAAGCGAAAAAAGAAGCAGCAGCAACGGAAGAAGCTCCTGCAGCTAAGAAAACAACAAACAAATCCGACAGCGAAACCGCTGAATAA
- a CDS encoding DUF421 domain-containing protein gives MEYTFFESWDGILRITVTTILAYIVVIIMLRISGKRTLAKMNAFDFIVTIALGSILSSLILSKDTPLAEGLLAIALLIALQYCFTYISLRSKKFKDLISNDPVLLFYKGHFFKKVLREERVSQQHINKSVREAGFPNLDKIEAIVLEPTGDITVISKNENGQGARALSGIENFPRD, from the coding sequence ATGGAATATACTTTTTTTGAGAGCTGGGACGGAATTCTGCGCATTACGGTGACGACTATTTTGGCGTACATCGTGGTGATTATTATGCTGCGGATTTCGGGGAAACGAACTTTGGCAAAAATGAACGCCTTCGATTTTATCGTGACCATTGCGCTGGGATCTATTCTGAGCTCGCTGATTTTAAGCAAAGACACGCCGCTCGCCGAAGGATTGCTGGCTATTGCCTTATTAATTGCGTTGCAATATTGCTTTACGTACATCTCTTTGCGCAGTAAAAAATTTAAAGATCTCATCAGCAACGATCCTGTTTTGCTATTTTACAAAGGGCACTTTTTCAAAAAAGTTTTGCGCGAAGAACGGGTTTCGCAGCAACACATCAACAAATCCGTGCGCGAAGCCGGTTTCCCCAATCTTGATAAAATAGAAGCCATTGTTCTGGAGCCGACGGGAGATATTACGGTGATCAGCAAAAACGAAAATGGACAAGGCGCCAGAGCATTGAGCGGCATCGAAAATTTTCCGCGGGACTAA
- a CDS encoding tRNA-(ms[2]io[6]A)-hydroxylase: MFKLKLLTDPRWANIAEGNLEEILTDHAWCEQKATTNAITIITMVPEYPEIITELLKIAQEELEHFQMVHEIIKKRGYTFGRERKDDYVGQLFKFIVQGTRENYIIDRMLFAAMIEARSCERFKVLTENIKDKELKAFYKELMISEAGHYATFIGFARQLGDPETVNKRWEEWLDYEAEIIKSYGRKESIHG, from the coding sequence ATGTTTAAATTGAAACTTTTAACGGATCCGAGATGGGCCAATATCGCCGAAGGAAATCTGGAAGAAATCCTGACCGATCACGCCTGGTGCGAGCAAAAAGCTACTACCAATGCCATTACCATTATTACGATGGTTCCCGAATATCCCGAAATCATCACCGAGTTGCTGAAAATTGCCCAGGAAGAACTCGAGCATTTCCAAATGGTACACGAAATCATTAAAAAACGCGGCTACACGTTCGGCAGAGAAAGAAAGGACGATTATGTAGGGCAGCTTTTTAAATTCATCGTGCAGGGAACACGCGAGAATTATATTATCGACCGCATGCTATTTGCCGCGATGATCGAGGCCCGAAGCTGCGAACGCTTCAAAGTTTTAACGGAAAACATTAAAGATAAAGAGCTGAAAGCTTTTTACAAAGAGCTCATGATTTCCGAAGCGGGCCATTACGCCACTTTCATTGGTTTTGCGCGCCAACTGGGAGATCCCGAAACCGTGAACAAACGCTGGGAAGAATGGCTGGACTACGAAGCGGAAATTATAAAGTCTTACGGTAGAAAAGAATCCATTCACGGTTAA